CTCCCCCTGATATCGTGCGATCCAGTCCGCCAGCGTCGCGGCATCGGGGATGGAGCGGGCGGGGAAATGCGGCATCGGCTCGAACCCCTCCGCACGCAGGCGCGCGGCCGTGGCCACCATGTCTTCGATCGGGGTGCCGTCGAGATGCGCGATGTAGATGCGCGTCCCCGCGGGCAGAAGCGTGGCGAAGTCGTCGATCTTCGACGCCGTCCGCGGCATCACCTCGACCGAGTAGCCTTGAACGAAGCCGGTCAGCGGCCCCGCCACCGTTCGCCGGTCAATCCGCTTCCCGAACTGCAGAATTCCCATCGTCGTCTCCCAAAGCCCCAGTGTCCCGTTCCCACCCGGACGCTGCAATCAGCGCCTTCAGACGTGCGTCGTCATAGTCTGCGGCGATCCGCTGCGCCTCGGCATCCGCCATGGCGGCGGGGTCGCCCTCGACCGTCTGTGGGGGGCTGCGCCGCCATTCGGCCAGATAGGCATCGCTGTCCTTTGCGCCCATGGCCATGGCGCAGCGGTCGATCGCCTGCTCAAACCGCTCGGGCAGCACCCGCTTTTCCGCACGCCGGCCCCGCCCCACGATGATCTGCGCGGGAATGTCGCGCCAAAAGACGATGGTCAGATCCGCCATCCGATTCCCCTGTTTCTTAGACTGCTTTTAAATCGACGCCTTGCCGTAGCATCGGCGGTTTTCGACGCGATAAATGCAGGTTGCGACCTTGGGGCATTTCCTTGTTCTCGGGCAGTGGGAACTGCCGCGGCATCGGTTGTCGAATCGAACGGCGCGGTCACGGGCGAACCCGATTGTGACGACTCGCGGAAACGGTGTGGGCCGAAGGACGGGCTTGTTGCCGCTTCCGACCCGAAACATGGTTGACGGAGTGAAGACTTTGGCAATTTCGCGGCCCTCGTTGCATATTCTTGTGACGTAAGCGGACGAGGGGCGCGTCCGCAGGTTACGGTCGGGGCCAGGGTGAGGCCCCGGCAGGTGCATTGGCGAATGGCGCCATGCCCGTTACCCGGAGACGGAAATGAAACGCAGACTGGTGCTGGTGGCGGCATGCGCCCTGGCGATGGGCCCTCTGTTTCACTGGGGGGGCGAAATTGTGGAGTTGCAGGCGGTTCGCAACCTTGAGGAGATTGCCGTTCGTTATCCGGCGGCGGCGGACATGCCCCGCTTGGGTGTCGGACTGCCGTTCGTCGCGCCCGAGATGCTGCTTGCCGACGACATGGCATCCGGTCTGGGCATTTGCGTCAGGCCCGTCGGCCCCGGCATGTGTGACCGGCTGCCGGTTGTCGCCATCGACGATGCGGCGCTGATCCCCCCGCATCGGACGCGTCCCCAGATCGCCGGTTGGCTGGCCGATCCGGCGCAGACGGACGCCGACGGCCCGTCGGTCGGGTACATGGCGGCGGTCTCTGGCCCGTTTGGGCCCTTGAGCGGTGGCGAAGGGGAGTGGTCAGGCGATCCGGCGTGGCTTGAGGGCGCAGACGCATCCGGCGGGGCGCCTTATCGGCCCGGTGCCGGTACGCTGCCTGATGTATCGGGTCCGTCCAAACCGTTCGTTGTGGCACGCCATTCCGGTTCGGGGACCGCACCGCAGGGCGTTGTGTCGTCGGGTCTGTCGAACGATGGTGGGTCCGCGCCACTCGACCCGGGGCCGGAGGTTGTCGAGACTGTTCTGGAAACCCAACAGCCCGAGGTCGTCCCGCTGCCGCAGGCGCTGCCCCTGATGCTGACCGCGCTTGTGGGCATCGGGCTTGTGCGGCGCAGACGGCGGGCCTGACCGCCGGGTGGAGGCCCGTCGCGGGCGCAAGCCGGGCCCACGGTTTGTGTCGTGCGGGCCATCTGCGGCATTGCGCCCGGGGCAACTGGTCGCTACCTTGGGGATAACTCGATCTGGAGGGCGATCCGATGGCGCCCAAGCGTCCGAATGGTGCGGGCGCGTTCCCGAAGGCGGTTGATACCCCCGCGCCATGTCCGCCTGATCCGGCGTCGCTTTACGCTGCGCTGGATTTGGGGACAAACAGTTGCCGCATGCTGATTGCCCAGCCGAAGGGCAGTCAATTCCATGTCGTGGACAGCTTTTCCAAATCCGTACAACTGGGAACCGGGCTGGAATCGTCCGGACGGTTAAGCCGCGCCTCCATCGGCCGGACGGTGCAGGCCCTGCGCATCTGCAAAAGCAAGCTTGAGAAGCACTCGGTCGAACGCATGCGGCTGGTCGCGACAGAGGCCTGCCGCAGGGCGATCAATGCGCGCGAATTCATCAAGATGGTGCGCCGCGAAACCGGGCTGATGCTGGAAATCATCGAGCCCGAGGAAGAGGCCCGGCTGGCCGTGGTCGCCTGCGCGCCCTTGGTGTCCACCCGCACGCGGCAGTTGCTGGTGGTCGATATCGGCGGCGGCTCCACCGAACTTGTCTGGATCGATCTGTCGGCGGTCCCGCGGCAGGAAAGGCCCCGCGCGATCATGCGGTTGCATGCGGGCTTTCACACCAAGGACAGCCCGTTCCCCGCCGCCCGTGTGGTCGACTGGATCTCGGTCCCCCTTGGCGTGGCGACGCTGAAAGAGCAGTTCGACGATGTCGAGGACGACCACGCCCGGTTCGCGCTGATGAGCTGGTTCTTCGAGGAAAACCTTGCCGAATTCGCCCCGTATGAGGTGGAGCAGGCACGCGAAGGGTTTCAAATCATCGGGACGAGCGGCACGGTCACGACCGTGGCCGCCAGCCATCTGGGTCTGCGCCGTTATGATCGGACCAAGGTCGACGGGCTGCGCATGACCTCTGCCCAGATCGACAAGGTGATCCGCAAATATCTCGATCTCGGCCCCGACGGGCGGCGCGCGGACCCGCGCATCGGGCGCGACCGGCACGCGCTGATCATGTCGGGCGCGGCGATCCTGCAGGCCCTGATGCGCGTCTGGCCCACCGACCGGATGAGCGTGGCCGATCGCGGCCTGCGCGAGGGGTTGCTCTATGCGCAGATGAGTGCCGATGGCGTGCTGGAAGACGGTCCCTTCTAGACGGCACCGTCGCGGCTGTGGCAGAGGTCGGTCTTTGGGTGTCTGACCCAACAAGAAGCATCAGGCGAAGGCGCGGGAACG
The genomic region above belongs to Rhodovulum sp. P5 and contains:
- a CDS encoding Ppx/GppA phosphatase family protein gives rise to the protein MAPKRPNGAGAFPKAVDTPAPCPPDPASLYAALDLGTNSCRMLIAQPKGSQFHVVDSFSKSVQLGTGLESSGRLSRASIGRTVQALRICKSKLEKHSVERMRLVATEACRRAINAREFIKMVRRETGLMLEIIEPEEEARLAVVACAPLVSTRTRQLLVVDIGGGSTELVWIDLSAVPRQERPRAIMRLHAGFHTKDSPFPAARVVDWISVPLGVATLKEQFDDVEDDHARFALMSWFFEENLAEFAPYEVEQAREGFQIIGTSGTVTTVAASHLGLRRYDRTKVDGLRMTSAQIDKVIRKYLDLGPDGRRADPRIGRDRHALIMSGAAILQALMRVWPTDRMSVADRGLREGLLYAQMSADGVLEDGPF
- a CDS encoding virulence factor, coding for MADLTIVFWRDIPAQIIVGRGRRAEKRVLPERFEQAIDRCAMAMGAKDSDAYLAEWRRSPPQTVEGDPAAMADAEAQRIAADYDDARLKALIAASGWERDTGALGDDDGNSAVREAD